The following proteins are co-located in the Hydrogenophaga sp. RAC07 genome:
- a CDS encoding DUF3429 domain-containing protein encodes MPMPDAHGEPHEHPLIHNLGYAGLIPLVGLALLVWLVTSDLQAWVALALAAYAALIVSFLGGIHWGIGWSQMAQAPDSKTHFIWGVLPSLLAWPGLVMPPYAGLAWLGLVLIVCYAVDRRLYTQAGLGVWLKLRFRLSAVAALSCFIAAGAL; translated from the coding sequence ATGCCCATGCCCGATGCCCACGGCGAGCCCCATGAGCACCCGCTCATTCACAACCTGGGCTATGCGGGCCTGATCCCGCTGGTGGGTCTGGCGCTGCTGGTCTGGCTGGTCACGTCCGACCTGCAGGCCTGGGTGGCCCTGGCGCTGGCCGCCTACGCGGCCCTCATCGTGTCCTTTCTGGGCGGCATCCACTGGGGCATTGGCTGGAGCCAGATGGCCCAGGCACCCGACAGCAAGACCCACTTCATCTGGGGCGTGTTGCCCTCGCTGCTGGCCTGGCCCGGCCTGGTGATGCCGCCCTACGCCGGTCTGGCGTGGCTGGGTCTGGTGTTGATCGTCTGCTATGCGGTTGACCGCCGGCTCTACACACAGGCCGGGCTGGGTGTCTGGCTCAAACTGCGTTTTCGTCTCTCGGCCGTCGCTGCGCTGAGTTGTTTCATCGCTGCTGGAGCCCTCTGA
- a CDS encoding M61 family metallopeptidase produces the protein MPKRPAAPTGVRFTVSVLDANAHLFAVTLLIEQAAKNQRLSLPVWIPGSYLVREFSQHLQNLQAWQDGHPVAIQQLDKHQWQADAVAGQALELQYEVYAFDASVRTAFLDSTRGFFNATSLCLRVAGQEDQPHALEIVASAATQGWNAVTGLAPHSVDAAGFGHYRAADYDELADCPVEMGRFWNGQFTAGGVEHRFVISGAGAWLDGERLIDDTRRICETQIAFWHGDGAPPFSNYVFMLHASGDGYGGLEHRNSTALICQRADLPRLRPSASDKPAALKATDGYTTLLGLISHEYFHTWNVKRLRPAEFKRYDYTAENYTELLWFFEGFTSYYDDLMLRRAGLIDDTAYLQLVAKTINQVQQTPGRHVQSVAQASFDAWVKYYRMHENTPNATVSYYTKGSLVALCLDLTLRAEGHTTLDAVMRELWTRCKGGPMREADLLRALKRLGKRSFDGEIAAWVHSTADLPLIDLLQGQGAKLTHDKAPLAQQLGLRVAESGGSVQIKTVLRGGAAEAAGMAAGDEWLGMELAPVRRGGAAEAWRIHKLDDVQMLRGQRTRITALVSRDNRLLKCPLDWPTESQAVKLGVADAARLGAWLSE, from the coding sequence ATGCCCAAACGTCCTGCCGCCCCCACCGGCGTGCGCTTCACTGTGTCGGTGCTGGACGCCAATGCACACCTGTTTGCCGTCACGCTGCTGATCGAACAAGCCGCGAAGAACCAGCGGTTGAGCCTGCCGGTGTGGATTCCGGGCAGCTACCTGGTGCGCGAGTTTTCGCAGCACCTGCAAAACCTGCAAGCCTGGCAAGACGGCCATCCCGTCGCCATCCAGCAGCTCGACAAGCACCAGTGGCAGGCCGACGCGGTGGCGGGCCAGGCGCTGGAGCTGCAATACGAGGTGTACGCGTTCGACGCTTCGGTGCGCACCGCCTTTCTGGACAGCACGCGCGGCTTTTTCAACGCCACCAGCCTGTGCCTGCGGGTGGCCGGTCAGGAAGACCAGCCCCACGCGCTGGAGATCGTGGCAAGCGCCGCCACCCAGGGCTGGAACGCCGTGACCGGCCTGGCCCCGCACAGCGTGGACGCCGCAGGCTTTGGCCACTACCGCGCGGCCGACTACGACGAACTCGCCGACTGCCCGGTGGAGATGGGTCGTTTCTGGAACGGCCAGTTCACCGCCGGTGGTGTGGAACACCGATTCGTCATCAGCGGCGCCGGTGCCTGGCTCGATGGCGAGCGCCTCATCGACGACACGCGCCGCATCTGCGAGACACAGATCGCGTTCTGGCATGGCGACGGAGCGCCGCCGTTCTCGAACTACGTGTTCATGCTGCACGCCAGCGGTGACGGCTACGGCGGGCTCGAACACCGCAACTCCACCGCGCTCATCTGCCAGCGCGCCGACCTGCCGCGGCTGCGCCCGTCCGCCAGCGACAAGCCCGCCGCGCTCAAGGCCACCGACGGCTACACCACACTGCTGGGCCTGATCAGCCACGAATACTTCCACACCTGGAACGTCAAGCGCCTGCGCCCGGCCGAGTTCAAGCGCTACGACTACACCGCCGAGAACTACACCGAGCTGCTGTGGTTCTTCGAGGGTTTCACCAGCTACTACGACGACCTGATGCTGCGCCGCGCCGGCCTCATCGACGACACGGCCTACCTGCAACTGGTGGCCAAGACCATCAACCAGGTGCAGCAGACCCCCGGGCGCCATGTGCAGAGCGTGGCGCAAGCCAGTTTTGATGCGTGGGTGAAGTACTACCGCATGCACGAGAACACGCCGAACGCGACGGTGAGTTACTACACCAAGGGCTCGCTCGTGGCGCTTTGCCTGGACCTGACCCTGCGCGCCGAGGGCCACACCACGCTGGACGCGGTGATGCGAGAACTCTGGACACGCTGCAAGGGCGGCCCGATGCGCGAGGCCGATCTGCTGCGCGCGCTCAAGCGCCTGGGCAAGCGCAGCTTCGACGGTGAAATCGCTGCCTGGGTGCACAGCACGGCCGACCTGCCCCTGATCGATCTGCTGCAAGGCCAGGGCGCCAAGCTCACGCACGACAAGGCGCCGCTGGCCCAGCAGCTGGGCCTGCGCGTGGCGGAGTCCGGCGGCAGCGTGCAGATCAAGACCGTGCTGCGCGGCGGCGCGGCCGAAGCCGCCGGCATGGCCGCTGGCGACGAGTGGCTGGGCATGGAACTGGCGCCGGTGCGACGTGGAGGTGCGGCCGAGGCCTGGCGCATCCACAAGCTCGACGATGTGCAGATGCTGCGCGGTCAGCGCACGCGCATCACGGCGCTGGTGTCGCGCGACAACCGTCTGCTGAAGTGCCCGCTGGACTGGCCGACCGAAAGCCAGGCCGTGAAGCTGGGTGTGGCGGATGCGGCGCGCCTGGGCGCCTGGCTGTCGGAGTGA
- the paaK gene encoding phenylacetate--CoA ligase PaaK produces MKAFALEPIEKAGVDELRALQLKRLQATLRHAYAHSPVYRAKFDAAGLHPDDCRSLADLAKFPFTTKKDLRDSYPFGMFAVPREQCARIHASSGTTGKPTVVGYTLKDIDTWATVVARSIRASGARPGDLVHVSYGYGLFTGGLGAHYGAEKLGLTVVPFGGGQTERQVQLIQDFKPDIIMVTPSYMLAIADEFERQGIDPRESSMRIGIFGAEPWTNDMRVAIEARMGIDAVDIYGLSEVMGPGVANECVETKDGPTIWEDHFYPEIIDPETGEPVADGEMGELVFTSLTKEALPIIRYRTRDLTRLLPGTARTMRRMEKITGRSDDMMIVRGVNVFPTQIEELILKRPELSAHYQCVLTREGPMDNLTVVVETRPGLSPESIEARAAAKQLQHEVKVYVGSSVAVELKSEGGVERSQGKAKRVVDLRARSA; encoded by the coding sequence ATGAAAGCCTTTGCCCTGGAGCCGATTGAAAAGGCCGGCGTCGACGAGTTGCGCGCCCTGCAGCTCAAGCGCCTGCAGGCCACGCTGCGCCACGCCTACGCCCATTCGCCCGTCTACCGCGCCAAGTTCGACGCGGCGGGCCTGCACCCGGACGACTGCCGCAGCCTGGCCGATCTGGCGAAGTTTCCCTTCACCACCAAGAAGGACCTGCGCGACAGCTACCCCTTCGGCATGTTCGCCGTGCCGCGCGAGCAGTGCGCACGCATTCATGCATCCAGCGGCACCACCGGCAAACCCACGGTGGTGGGCTACACACTGAAAGACATCGACACCTGGGCCACGGTGGTGGCGCGCAGCATCCGCGCCAGTGGTGCCCGGCCGGGTGATCTGGTGCACGTGAGCTACGGCTATGGCCTCTTCACCGGCGGCCTGGGCGCGCACTATGGCGCTGAAAAACTGGGCCTGACCGTGGTGCCCTTTGGCGGTGGCCAGACCGAACGCCAGGTGCAGCTGATCCAGGACTTCAAGCCCGACATCATCATGGTCACACCCAGCTACATGCTGGCGATTGCCGACGAGTTCGAGCGGCAGGGGATCGACCCGCGCGAGAGCAGCATGCGCATCGGCATCTTCGGCGCCGAACCCTGGACCAACGACATGCGTGTGGCGATCGAGGCGCGCATGGGCATCGACGCGGTCGACATCTACGGCCTGTCGGAAGTGATGGGCCCGGGCGTGGCCAACGAGTGCGTGGAAACGAAAGACGGGCCGACCATCTGGGAGGACCACTTCTACCCCGAGATCATCGACCCCGAGACCGGCGAGCCGGTGGCCGACGGCGAGATGGGCGAGCTGGTGTTCACCAGCCTGACCAAGGAAGCGCTGCCCATCATCCGCTACCGCACGCGCGACCTCACGCGCCTGCTGCCCGGCACCGCGCGCACCATGCGCCGCATGGAGAAGATCACCGGCCGCAGCGACGACATGATGATCGTGCGCGGCGTCAATGTGTTTCCCACGCAGATCGAAGAGCTGATCCTGAAGCGCCCCGAGCTCAGCGCGCACTACCAGTGCGTGCTCACCCGCGAAGGACCGATGGACAACCTGACGGTGGTGGTGGAAACACGCCCGGGCCTATCGCCCGAGAGCATCGAGGCGCGCGCCGCGGCCAAACAACTGCAACACGAGGTCAAGGTGTACGTGGGCAGCAGCGTGGCGGTGGAGCTCAAGTCCGAAGGCGGCGTGGAGCGCAGCCAGGGCAAGGCCAAGCGGGTGGTGGATCTGCGCGCGCGTTCGGCCTGA
- the paaI gene encoding hydroxyphenylacetyl-CoA thioesterase PaaI has product MSPHERANRVGKAMFAVDTASKDTMGMELLSCEPGLAVMRMRVKPLHLNGHQICHGGFIFTLADSTFAFACNSHNKNTVAAGCSIEFLRPAHEGDVLTCDGVEQTLSGRHGIYDMRVTNQRGEVVALFRGKSAQISGTVFPEEGQP; this is encoded by the coding sequence ATGAGCCCACACGAACGCGCAAACCGGGTGGGCAAGGCCATGTTTGCGGTCGACACCGCGAGCAAGGACACCATGGGCATGGAACTGCTCAGCTGCGAACCCGGCCTGGCGGTGATGCGCATGCGGGTGAAGCCGCTGCACCTCAACGGCCACCAGATCTGCCACGGCGGTTTCATCTTCACACTGGCCGACTCCACTTTCGCATTCGCCTGCAACAGCCACAACAAGAACACCGTGGCTGCGGGCTGCAGCATTGAATTCCTGCGGCCGGCGCACGAAGGTGATGTGCTCACCTGCGACGGCGTGGAGCAGACGCTCAGTGGTCGACACGGCATCTACGACATGCGGGTGACCAACCAGCGCGGCGAGGTGGTGGCGCTGTTCCGCGGCAAGAGCGCGCAGATTTCCGGCACGGTGTTTCCCGAGGAAGGACAGCCATGA